One window of Microcoleus vaginatus PCC 9802 genomic DNA carries:
- a CDS encoding serine/threonine protein kinase: protein MIYCINPQCEQRENPAAAQNCQACGTDLLIADRYRILKPVRSPNPARPTDIFEVEDLGTGENEWGTVKILKVLKQTHNYDLVRLFKQEARVLIWLAGKGSVPQVEPDGYFQIKLPHNFQKLSCLIMEKITGENLAEFLSKKQSVSQKLALDWLQQMLHILQDIHKYHVVHRDIKPSNLMVEAHGKLRLIDFGAATEVEINTTPIGSAGYCPPEQILGKAGVRSDFFALGRTFVHLLTGIEPIHFPVNEKTGKINWRNQAVDIDPLLLDLIDELIEPLPENRPENTQVILEKLKIPDGDPLQKGDATSLQ, encoded by the coding sequence ATGATTTACTGCATCAATCCTCAATGCGAACAACGCGAAAATCCTGCTGCTGCTCAAAATTGTCAAGCTTGCGGCACGGATTTGTTAATTGCCGATCGCTATCGTATCCTTAAACCAGTGCGATCGCCCAATCCCGCACGCCCCACAGACATCTTTGAAGTCGAAGATTTGGGAACCGGGGAAAACGAATGGGGAACTGTCAAAATTTTAAAAGTCTTGAAACAGACCCACAATTACGATTTAGTTCGCTTGTTCAAGCAAGAAGCGCGAGTTTTGATTTGGCTGGCCGGAAAGGGTTCTGTTCCGCAAGTCGAACCTGACGGTTATTTCCAAATTAAACTCCCCCATAATTTCCAGAAATTGTCTTGTTTAATAATGGAAAAAATTACCGGAGAAAACTTGGCAGAATTCTTAAGTAAAAAACAGTCCGTTTCTCAAAAGCTCGCTCTTGATTGGCTGCAACAAATGCTTCATATTTTGCAGGACATCCACAAATATCATGTAGTGCATCGGGATATTAAGCCATCCAACCTGATGGTTGAAGCCCATGGGAAATTGAGATTAATTGACTTCGGCGCCGCCACAGAAGTAGAGATAAATACCACACCCATAGGTTCTGCTGGATACTGCCCACCGGAACAAATTCTAGGTAAAGCTGGCGTGCGATCCGACTTTTTTGCCCTGGGGCGTACTTTTGTACATTTATTAACAGGCATAGAGCCGATACACTTTCCCGTTAATGAAAAAACTGGTAAAATTAATTGGAGGAACCAGGCTGTAGATATTGACCCGTTACTCCTAGACTTGATCGACGAATTGATCGAACCGCTACCGGAAAACCGACCTGAAAATACCCAAGTTATTTTAGAAAAATTAAAAATTCCCGACGGAGACCCCCTGCAAAAGGGGGACGCAACATCGCTTCAATAA
- a CDS encoding 2-phosphosulfolactate phosphatase family protein, producing the protein MKLFIYHTPELTPADKMPACAIAVDVLRATTTMATALNNGAEAVQVFSDLDKLMAESEKWPADKRIRAGERGGGKVEGFDMGNSPFDCTPEKVTGKRIFISTTNGTRALERVQAAATVLTAALINRKSVVQFLLNKQPETIWIVGSGWEGSYSLEDTVCAGAIAQSLLAESGIPASDFAGNDEVFGAIALYLHWQDRLHELLERASHGQRLLGLGVIEDLKYCAQTDTLDVLPVQREPGVLVKSDFKIPQANFWAQSSEKTAN; encoded by the coding sequence GTGAAGCTTTTTATTTACCATACCCCGGAACTTACGCCAGCCGACAAAATGCCGGCTTGCGCGATCGCAGTTGATGTGCTGCGGGCGACTACGACAATGGCAACGGCCCTGAATAATGGGGCGGAAGCTGTCCAAGTTTTCAGCGACTTAGATAAGCTAATGGCCGAGAGCGAAAAATGGCCTGCAGATAAGCGGATTCGCGCCGGAGAGCGCGGCGGCGGCAAAGTTGAGGGATTTGACATGGGGAATTCCCCCTTCGACTGCACGCCAGAAAAGGTGACTGGGAAGCGAATTTTTATCAGCACAACTAACGGTACTCGGGCTCTGGAGCGAGTGCAAGCTGCTGCAACTGTGTTAACGGCGGCTTTGATTAACCGCAAATCTGTGGTGCAGTTTTTGTTAAATAAACAGCCGGAAACTATTTGGATTGTGGGTTCTGGTTGGGAAGGGAGTTATTCGTTGGAAGATACGGTTTGTGCTGGTGCGATCGCCCAAAGTCTGCTAGCAGAAAGCGGTATTCCTGCGAGCGATTTTGCTGGTAACGATGAAGTATTTGGGGCTATTGCTCTTTACCTGCACTGGCAAGATCGGTTGCATGAATTGTTGGAAAGAGCCAGTCACGGCCAGCGCCTCCTCGGTTTAGGGGTAATTGAAGATTTAAAATATTGCGCGCAAACGGATACTTTAGATGTGCTGCCGGTGCAGCGAGAACCGGGAGTTTTGGTTAAGTCGGATTTTAAAATTCCTCAAGCTAATTTCTGGGCTCAATCTTCGGAAAAAACGGCGAATTAA
- a CDS encoding PAS domain S-box protein, with protein MKAIFNLALPPICFKVLLVEDNPQEAELIEDLLSEIGGAQSIVLTKVERLSEAQQRLNQETFDIILLDLSLPDSLGIETVARVQEYGVNVPIVVLTAQNDEELALRLISAGVQDYLVKRKIDSELLIRSLRYAIERQNSQEALRKSEEKYRSVVENSLIGIAIIAPIIDSELPLNCHWIEVNEALCHLLGYERYELVQKNWLELSHPEDWEANCENFSQMLAGRLDGYILDKRWLRKNGEIVYTRVSLRCIRRLDGSIDRIIEVVLDVSDRYRYEAKVKASEEFLNHTINATPDPIFVKDEQHRWMILNDAFCQLVGKSRQELIGKSDYDFFSQSEAAVFGTKNEEVLTTGVCLETEEKFTDSRGREHIISTKKSVFQIADGSKVIVGTIRDFTEYRQQQKALQQSEARFQKLVANLPGIIYQLRMSATGKMSFPYISSGSHPLYELEAEAIEQNAELISNGIHPDDLLDLKASIAISATTLEPWQQQWRQTLPSGKVKWLQGAARPERLTKESKSGSEGDILWDGLVMDITELKQAQTERDRFFTISLDLLCIVDFDGRFKRLNPAWSTALGYSISELLAKPMMEFVHPDDRKATAAEGAKLIAGTSSISFENRYLCKDGSYKCFLWTSSPFSEEGLIYSVGHDITSRKQAESQLQRQAVAMAAASDGIAIFNNNKECIYSNDAYLKMYGLASPSELYGKKWKMLYSKAENLFFELQIMPMLLQKGYCNIEAIGQRRDGTKFPQELSLTMLVGGEIISIVRDITNRKQVESALRSSQRRYQTLAEASPVCIFHTDTLGNCLYVNKRWSEITGLNAELAAEIGWMNAIHPDDTERVKNEWHRAIIEKIPFKSEYRFQRPDGRVIWVIGQAIAEIGDKQEIKGYIGTITDISDRKQAELDLLRVTQAVESTSDAIGIADLTGRSLYHNQAFVQQYGYTAEELNTAGGLTAIYPQSNVLLEMFKTLRKGNSWQGELKINTKNNKLVTTLFRADGIKDETGHLIGLVGVITDITERKQAEMTLQQQLRRERLVVAMLDRIRSSLNLEEVLTTAVEEVRQFLQTDRTVIYRFNPDWSGLVVVESVAKDITSLQNFDNWDTCFRDKFVDIYQQGNIRAIADIYAENLSECHINFLEQFEVKANLIVPILQARESISQVQPTAENQLWGLLIAHDCSGPRSWDSSEIESLRQLCVQLAIAIQQSTLFQQAQTEIAERKLAESALQQAALAAESANRAKSEFLANMSHELRTPLNGVLGYAQILKTDKDLSSDHQESLSNIQQCGQHLLMLIDDVLDLSKIEARKMELYPEELNFINFIKNIADLFQMRASQKEILFNYEQVSPLPSCVRVDPKRLRQILINLLSNAVKFTNSGGVTFKVGYVGTGAWSRGQGENYEFSTLSSELKENYMRFAHNAIAAKHALKIRFQVEDTGTGIARSKLEEIFLPFHQVGGNTFVEGTGLGLSISQKLAKLMGTEIHVHSTLGKGSTFWVDLELPAAKRYLEVSPLQEKRWLVGFIGNKRKVLIVDDHQLDRDLLCRLLLRLGFEVAEAQNGQECLCKTVEFQPDVILMDLRMPVMDGLETARKLRQLPAVKDVVLIAMSASVFEATQQDSILAGYDDFLPKPIEANHFLEQLRVHLGLEWIYGESSENKKRKTPSLSPASDFPAYSSLLPAASESIAKLLKLAAMGDIEEIFDESAKLESLEPSLGPFILKLRQLAKGFQLKQIRNTLKQYIEGK; from the coding sequence ATGAAAGCAATTTTTAACTTAGCTTTGCCTCCTATCTGCTTTAAAGTTCTGTTAGTAGAAGACAACCCTCAAGAAGCTGAGCTGATTGAAGATTTGCTGTCAGAAATTGGCGGCGCGCAGAGTATAGTGCTGACGAAAGTAGAGCGCCTCAGCGAAGCGCAGCAGCGATTGAATCAAGAAACTTTTGACATAATTTTATTAGACCTTTCACTGCCAGATAGTCTGGGAATCGAGACGGTGGCTCGGGTACAAGAATACGGGGTAAATGTGCCGATCGTAGTTCTGACCGCCCAAAACGACGAAGAACTTGCCCTGCGGTTGATTTCGGCTGGCGTACAGGATTACTTGGTAAAAAGAAAAATCGACAGCGAACTGTTAATTCGATCGCTCCGGTACGCCATAGAACGCCAGAACAGTCAAGAGGCTTTGCGAAAAAGTGAAGAAAAATATCGCTCGGTGGTGGAAAATTCCCTGATCGGCATTGCCATCATCGCTCCAATTATTGACAGCGAACTTCCTCTAAATTGCCACTGGATAGAAGTTAACGAGGCCCTGTGCCATTTGCTGGGCTATGAGCGCTACGAACTCGTGCAAAAGAATTGGTTAGAGTTGAGTCATCCAGAGGATTGGGAGGCTAATTGTGAAAATTTTTCTCAGATGTTAGCAGGTAGGCTCGACGGTTACATCTTAGACAAAAGGTGGCTCAGAAAAAACGGCGAAATAGTTTATACGCGAGTTTCCCTGCGCTGCATCCGTCGCCTGGACGGGTCTATCGACCGGATAATCGAAGTAGTGTTGGACGTGAGCGATCGCTACCGCTACGAAGCCAAAGTGAAAGCGTCAGAAGAATTTTTAAACCACACCATAAATGCTACCCCAGACCCAATTTTTGTCAAAGACGAGCAACACCGCTGGATGATATTAAATGATGCTTTTTGTCAGTTGGTCGGCAAATCGCGGCAAGAACTGATCGGCAAATCAGATTATGACTTTTTTTCTCAATCAGAAGCTGCTGTTTTTGGGACCAAAAATGAAGAAGTATTGACAACGGGTGTCTGCTTGGAGACCGAAGAAAAATTCACAGACTCTCGGGGGAGAGAACACATAATTTCTACAAAAAAAAGCGTCTTCCAAATAGCAGACGGCAGTAAAGTAATAGTGGGTACAATTAGAGATTTTACCGAATACAGACAGCAACAAAAAGCCCTGCAACAAAGCGAAGCTCGCTTTCAAAAATTGGTAGCTAACCTGCCGGGAATAATTTATCAATTACGAATGTCAGCAACTGGAAAAATGTCTTTCCCCTACATCTCTTCAGGCAGCCACCCACTCTACGAATTAGAGGCAGAAGCAATAGAGCAAAATGCTGAACTGATTTCCAATGGAATTCACCCAGACGATCTCTTAGATTTAAAAGCATCGATCGCAATTTCAGCCACTACGCTGGAACCTTGGCAGCAGCAGTGGCGGCAGACTTTACCATCTGGAAAAGTTAAGTGGCTGCAAGGAGCTGCGAGACCAGAAAGGCTCACTAAGGAGAGCAAATCTGGCAGCGAAGGCGATATTCTCTGGGACGGTTTAGTGATGGATATTACTGAATTAAAGCAGGCACAAACAGAGCGCGATCGTTTTTTTACCATCTCCTTAGACTTGCTTTGCATTGTAGATTTTGACGGTCGTTTTAAACGTTTAAACCCAGCTTGGTCAACAGCTTTAGGCTACAGTATTAGTGAATTGTTGGCCAAGCCAATGATGGAATTTGTTCATCCAGACGATCGCAAAGCTACCGCAGCCGAAGGAGCAAAACTAATCGCGGGTACGTCCAGTATCTCCTTTGAAAACCGCTACCTCTGCAAAGATGGTTCTTACAAATGCTTCCTGTGGACGTCATCGCCATTTAGTGAAGAAGGTTTAATCTACTCAGTCGGTCACGACATTACCTCTCGCAAACAAGCAGAGTCCCAACTCCAGCGACAAGCAGTAGCAATGGCGGCTGCTTCTGACGGAATCGCCATTTTTAATAATAATAAAGAATGTATTTATTCCAACGACGCTTATCTCAAAATGTACGGCTTGGCTAGCCCTAGCGAACTGTATGGGAAGAAATGGAAAATGCTCTACAGCAAAGCAGAAAATTTATTTTTTGAACTACAAATAATGCCGATGCTCCTGCAAAAAGGGTACTGCAATATAGAAGCGATCGGTCAGCGCCGGGACGGTACTAAGTTCCCTCAAGAATTGTCGCTGACAATGCTTGTAGGTGGCGAAATTATTTCTATAGTTCGCGATATAACTAATAGAAAACAGGTAGAATCAGCCCTGCGGTCGAGCCAGCGACGCTACCAAACTTTAGCAGAAGCATCGCCAGTTTGCATATTCCATACCGACACCTTGGGAAATTGCCTTTATGTGAATAAACGGTGGAGCGAAATTACGGGATTAAACGCAGAATTAGCAGCAGAGATTGGCTGGATGAATGCCATACATCCCGATGATACGGAGCGGGTAAAAAATGAATGGCATCGAGCAATTATTGAGAAAATTCCTTTTAAATCAGAATACCGCTTTCAGCGTCCCGACGGTCGGGTAATTTGGGTGATAGGTCAGGCAATTGCAGAAATCGGAGACAAGCAGGAGATTAAAGGCTATATCGGCACTATTACTGATATTAGCGATCGCAAACAAGCAGAATTAGATTTGCTGCGAGTTACTCAAGCGGTGGAAAGCACCAGCGATGCGATCGGCATTGCTGACTTGACAGGGCGATCGCTCTACCACAATCAAGCCTTTGTTCAACAGTACGGCTACACAGCAGAAGAACTAAACACAGCAGGCGGATTAACAGCAATTTACCCCCAAAGTAATGTGCTGCTAGAAATGTTTAAAACGCTCCGTAAAGGCAACTCTTGGCAAGGCGAACTCAAAATCAACACTAAAAACAACAAACTGGTAACAACTTTATTTCGCGCCGACGGCATTAAAGATGAAACTGGTCATTTAATCGGGTTAGTGGGAGTAATTACCGACATCACCGAACGCAAACAAGCGGAGATGACCCTGCAGCAGCAATTAAGGCGAGAACGGCTAGTAGTTGCCATGCTCGATCGCATTCGCTCCTCCCTAAATTTAGAAGAAGTCCTGACAACTGCTGTCGAAGAAGTGCGGCAATTTTTGCAAACAGACCGCACAGTTATTTACCGCTTTAATCCCGACTGGAGCGGTCTTGTAGTTGTCGAATCCGTAGCAAAAGATATAACTTCGTTGCAAAATTTTGACAATTGGGATACGTGTTTTAGAGATAAGTTTGTTGATATTTACCAGCAAGGAAATATTCGTGCTATAGCAGATATTTACGCGGAAAATCTGAGCGAATGTCACATTAACTTCCTCGAACAATTTGAAGTTAAAGCTAACTTAATAGTGCCGATTTTACAAGCACGAGAAAGCATTTCCCAAGTCCAACCGACGGCGGAAAATCAGCTCTGGGGACTCCTGATCGCCCACGATTGCAGTGGCCCCCGTTCCTGGGATTCGTCAGAAATAGAATCCCTCCGGCAATTGTGCGTGCAATTGGCGATCGCGATCCAGCAATCCACGCTATTTCAACAAGCACAAACCGAAATTGCCGAGCGCAAACTTGCAGAATCGGCCCTCCAACAAGCTGCATTAGCCGCAGAAAGCGCCAACCGCGCCAAAAGCGAATTTCTTGCCAACATGAGCCACGAACTACGCACGCCTTTAAACGGCGTTTTAGGTTACGCTCAAATCCTCAAAACCGACAAAGACTTAAGCTCAGATCACCAAGAAAGTCTCAGCAATATTCAACAGTGCGGTCAACACCTGCTGATGTTAATCGACGATGTTTTAGATCTTTCCAAAATTGAAGCTAGAAAAATGGAACTCTACCCAGAAGAGTTAAATTTTATAAATTTCATAAAAAACATTGCTGATCTCTTTCAGATGCGGGCCTCTCAAAAAGAAATTTTATTTAATTACGAACAAGTCTCTCCCCTGCCTAGCTGCGTTCGTGTCGATCCAAAAAGATTGCGCCAAATTCTCATAAATTTACTCAGCAATGCAGTTAAATTTACTAACAGTGGCGGTGTGACTTTCAAAGTCGGCTATGTCGGCACAGGGGCCTGGAGTCGAGGGCAAGGAGAAAATTATGAGTTCTCGACTTTGAGTTCGGAACTGAAAGAAAATTATATGCGCTTCGCCCACAATGCGATCGCAGCCAAACACGCTTTAAAAATCCGCTTTCAAGTCGAGGATACCGGCACAGGAATAGCGCGAAGCAAGTTAGAAGAAATATTTTTGCCTTTCCACCAAGTAGGAGGCAATACGTTTGTTGAAGGTACAGGTCTCGGACTCTCGATTAGCCAGAAGTTAGCGAAACTAATGGGTACCGAAATTCACGTCCACAGCACTTTGGGAAAAGGCAGCACTTTTTGGGTAGATTTAGAATTGCCAGCAGCTAAACGGTACTTGGAGGTGTCTCCTTTGCAGGAAAAACGCTGGCTTGTCGGTTTTATCGGCAACAAGCGGAAAGTGCTAATCGTGGATGACCATCAACTGGATCGCGATTTGTTGTGCAGGCTGCTGCTGCGTTTGGGATTTGAGGTTGCAGAAGCCCAAAACGGGCAAGAATGCCTTTGCAAAACAGTTGAATTTCAACCGGATGTGATTTTAATGGACTTGCGGATGCCTGTAATGGATGGTTTAGAAACTGCAAGAAAACTGCGGCAGTTGCCGGCAGTAAAAGATGTCGTGTTAATCGCTATGTCAGCTAGCGTTTTCGAGGCTACGCAGCAAGATAGCATCCTCGCAGGGTACGATGATTTTCTTCCCAAACCGATCGAAGCAAATCACTTTTTGGAACAGTTGCGCGTGCATTTGGGACTAGAATGGATTTATGGGGAATCTTCGGAAAACAAAAAGCGCAAAACTCCCAGTTTGTCACCCGCCTCGGATTTTCCTGCTTATTCTTCTCTGTTACCTGCGGCTTCTGAGTCAATAGCAAAACTTTTGAAACTCGCAGCTATGGGCGACATTGAAGAAATTTTTGATGAGAGTGCTAAGCTGGAGAGTTTAGAACCTAGTTTAGGGCCGTTTATCTTGAAGCTGCGCCAACTTGCTAAGGGATTTCAGCTCAAACAAATTCGGAATACTTTAAAGCAATATATCGAGGGAAAATAG